One segment of Xiphias gladius isolate SHS-SW01 ecotype Sanya breed wild chromosome 1, ASM1685928v1, whole genome shotgun sequence DNA contains the following:
- the kctd3 gene encoding BTB/POZ domain-containing protein KCTD3 gives MATNGNSLTPGMGEIIQLNVGGTRFSTSRQTLMWIPDSFFSSLLSGRISTLRDETGAIFIDRDPTAFAPILNFLRTKELDLRGVNISVLRHEAEFYGITPLVRRLLLCEELDRSSCGSVLFHGYLPPPAVPARKSSPPSAASGSSSEERPGPSGAEGFTRVGPPPHPSLPGSPGTDDKHKLGPVVDPRKVLIIAGHHNWIVAAYAHFVICYRIKESSGWQQVFSSPYLDWTIERIALNAKVVGGPHGDKDKMVAAASESSIILWSIQDGGSGNEIGVFSLGVPVDDLFFIGNQLVATSHTGKVGVWNAVTQHWQVQDVVPITSCDTAGSFLLLGCNNGSIYYIDMQKFPLRMKDNDLLVTELYHDPSNDAITALSVYLTPKTSVSGNWIEIAYGTSSGAVRVIVQHPETVGSGPQLFQTFTVHRSPVTKIMLSEKHLVSVCADNNHVRTWTVTRFRGMISTQPGSTPLASFKILSLEETESHGSYCSGNDIGPFGERDDQQVFIQKVIPITNKLFVRLSSTGKRICEVQSVDGTTISCFMVRECEGSSRMGSRPRRYLFTGHGNGSIQMWDLTTAMDTANKGEERKKEDVGGPTEEELLQLLDQCDLSTSRCATPNISPAPSVLHHTRLRESCSSLQLQAQEPIPESQATYGAVRPYRESPLLARARRTESFHSYRDFQNFSLSRGVLDSTGQMSAQSPSQVSDTRRSLCDFGLEDSERRSSAMELWACRTTSASSSTSVGALTAAGVSGAKAEGGQENPPDSPIPGGDVRRKVNPPEEGEGLGSGGDAAKAEGGLKKRGVLEGGFLGRKRAPPVPHLSSVPSGSEGGGSDSSSNASPSPTKLAASTSPRHRKLAPEPSNQDGSL, from the exons ATGGCTACGAACGGTAACAGTTTAACGCCTGGGATGGGGGAGATCATCCAGTTAAACGTCGGTGGGACAAG GTTCAGCACCTCCAGACAGACTCTGATGTGGATCCCAGACTCTTTCTTCTCAAG tttgctGAGTGGAAGGATATCCACTCTTCGGGATGAAACTGGAGCT ATATTTATTGACAGAGACCCTACAGCTTTTGCACcaattttgaattttctccGAACCAAAGAATTGGACCTGCG AGGTGTCAACATCAGTGTCCTACGACATGAGGCAGAGTTTTACGGGATAACCCCTTTAG tACGGCGCCTATTGCTGTGTGAGGAACTGGACCGCTCATCGTGTGGTAGTGTTCTGTTCCACGGTTACCTGCCACCCCCAG CCGTCCCCGCCCGTAAATCAAGCCCTCCCTCAGCAGCCTCTGGCTCTTCCTCTGAAGAGCGGCCAGGTCCAAGTGGAGCAGAGGGCTTCACCCGTGTCGGTCCCCCTCCTCACCCTTCCCTCCCTGGCTCACCTGGAACAGATGACAAACACAAGCTGG gtcctGTAGTTGACCCTAGGAAGGTGTTGATTATAGCAGGACACCACAATTGGATTGTAGCAGCTTATGCACACTTTGTCATCTGCTACAG GATAAAAGAGTCTTCTGGATGGCAGCAGGTGTTTTCCTCCCCCTACCTTGACTGGACCATTGAACGCATCGCGCTTAATGCCAAGGTGGTGGGTGGCCCGCATGGAGACAAGGACAAGATGGTGGCCGCTGCCTCTGAAAGCAGCATCATCCTCTGGAGCATCCAAGATGGAGGCAGTGGTAATGAGATAG GTGTTTTCAGTCTCGGTGTACCTGTTGATGATCTCTTTTTCATCGGGAACCAGCTGGTGGCTACGAGCCACACAGGAAAGGTGGGGGTGTGGAATGCCGTCACACAACACTGGCAG GTTCAAGATGTGGTCCCCATCACCAGCTGTGACACAGCAGGATCCTTCCTACTACTGGGCTGCAACAATGGCTCTATCTACTACATAG ACATGCAAAAGTTTCCACTGAGGATGAAGGATAATGATCTTCTGGTGACTGAGCTTTATCATGACCCTTCGAACGATGCCATCACCGCGCTGTCTGTCTACCTCACACCTAAAACCA gtGTGAGTGGAAACTGGATAGAGATAGCCTATGGGACTAGCAGTGGTGCAGTGAGAGTGATCGTGCAGCACCCAGAGACAGTGGGATCAGGCCCCCAGCTCTTTCAGACATTCACTGTGCACAGGAGCCCCGTGACAAAGATTATGTTGTCGGAGAAACATCTGGTATCAG tgtgtgcgGACAACAACCACGTTCGGACATGGACGGTGACCCGATTCAGAGGGATGATCTCCACCCAGCCCGGCTCCACCCCTCTGGCCTCCTTCAAAATACTGTCCCTGGAGGAGACGGAGAGCCACGGGAGCTACTGCTCTGGGAATGATatag GTCCATTTGGAGAGAGAGACGATCAGCAGGTTTTCATTCAGAAGGTCATCCCTATCACCAACAAACTGTTTGTGAGGCTTTCATCAACTGGAAAAAG gaTCTGTGAAGTGCAGTCAGTAGACGGGACCACCATCTCTTGCTTCATGGTACGGGAGTGCGAAGGTTCTAGTCGGATGGGGTCAAGGCCTCGGCGCTATCTGTTCACTGGTCATGGCAACGGCAGCATCCAAATGTGGGACCTGACCACTGCGATGGACACCGCTaacaaaggagaggagaggaagaaagagg ATGTGGGTGGGCCTacagaggaggagctgctgcagctgttggaCCAGTGTGACCTGAGCACCTCCCGCTGTGCTACACCAAATATCAGCCCCGCCCCCTCTGTGCTGCACCACACACGCCTGCGAGAGTCCTGCTCAAG tCTGCAGTTACAGGCCCAGGAGCCCATTCCTGAGAGCCAGGCCACTTATGGAGCTGTGCGACCCTACAGAGAGAGCCCCCTGCTGGCCCGTGCTCGACGAACTGAGTCCTTCCACAGCTACCG AGACTTCCAGAACTTCAGCCTGAGTCGAGGTGTCCTGGACAGCACAGGTCAGATGTCTGCCCAGAGCCCCAGCCAGGTCTCCGACACCCGCCGCTCACTCTGTGACTTTGGGCTTGAGGACAGTGAGAGGAGATCCTCAGCTATGGAGCTCTGGGCTTGCCGAACCACCAGCGCAAGCTCTAGCACAAGTGTCGGGGCTTTGACCGCTGCTGGTGTTTCTGGGGCGAAGGCAGAAGGCGGCCAAGAAAACCCACCAGACAGCCCGATTCCGGGGGGTGACGTTAGGCGAAAGGTGAACCCaccagaggagggagagggtcTGGGATCTGGGGGAGATGCTGCGAAGGCAGAGGGAGGTCTGAAGAAAAGGGGAGTACTTGAAGGAGGCTTTCTAGGGAGGAAGAGGGCTCCCCCAgttcctcacctctcctccgtCCCCTCTGGATCTGAAGGTGGTGGCAGCGACTCATCTTCAAATGCCTCCCCCTCCCCAACCAAACTTGCCGCCTCCACCTCGCCACGACACAGGAAGCTGGCCCCTGAGCCATCCAATCAGGACGGCAGCCTGTGA